From SAR86 cluster bacterium, the proteins below share one genomic window:
- a CDS encoding NAD(P)H-quinone oxidoreductase gives MEAIHQVDSKLIWQKDKDPKIKEDEVLIQVKATAVNRADLIQRSGNYPPPEGASPILGLECAGVIKEVGKNTKSFKEGDEVCALLSGGGYAEIVAVPEGQVLNIPKGLTFKEAAAIPEVFATAYSNLYMEGRLSDNETALIHAGASGVGTAAIQICKAFKNPCFVTAGNEEKIAKCIDLGASGGLVRSSEGFADDVLEWTNHTGVNVILDPVGASYIEDNLNCLSMEGRLIIIGLMGGAQSNLNLGQLLMKRARILGSTLRAQSIESKARIMMQLKKNLWDFIEDKKINPIIDTVFPIEKAEKAHELIAGNQTFGKVILEL, from the coding sequence ATGGAAGCTATACATCAAGTAGACTCAAAATTAATTTGGCAAAAGGATAAAGACCCTAAAATCAAAGAAGATGAGGTTTTGATTCAAGTTAAAGCTACGGCTGTAAACAGGGCAGATTTAATCCAACGATCAGGCAATTATCCTCCTCCAGAAGGGGCAAGCCCTATTCTAGGATTAGAATGCGCGGGAGTCATTAAAGAAGTTGGAAAAAATACTAAATCTTTTAAAGAAGGTGATGAAGTTTGTGCATTACTAAGCGGAGGTGGCTATGCTGAGATAGTTGCCGTTCCTGAAGGACAAGTTTTAAATATACCAAAGGGTCTGACTTTTAAGGAAGCCGCAGCAATTCCTGAGGTATTTGCAACAGCTTATTCAAATTTGTATATGGAAGGAAGATTATCGGATAACGAAACAGCATTGATCCATGCTGGAGCTAGTGGCGTGGGAACAGCAGCTATTCAAATTTGTAAAGCATTTAAGAATCCATGTTTTGTAACCGCAGGAAATGAAGAGAAGATAGCAAAATGTATCGATCTAGGAGCTTCTGGCGGCCTAGTAAGGTCTTCAGAAGGTTTCGCTGATGATGTTCTTGAATGGACAAATCACACAGGAGTTAATGTTATATTAGATCCAGTTGGAGCAAGCTACATAGAAGATAATTTAAATTGTTTATCCATGGAAGGTAGACTTATCATCATTGGTCTGATGGGGGGAGCGCAAAGTAATTTAAATCTAGGTCAACTATTAATGAAGAGAGCTAGAATATTAGGATCGACATTGCGAGCTCAATCTATTGAATCAAAAGCTAGGATTATGATGCAACTTAAAAAAAATCTTTGGGACTTCATAGAAGATAAAAAAATAAATCCAATTATCGATACTGTTTTTCCTATTGAGAAAGCAGAAAAGGCTCACGAGCTTATTGCAGGAAATCAAACCTTTGGGAAGGTAATTTTAGAGTTATAA
- a CDS encoding outer membrane lipoprotein-sorting protein, producing MSLKKNITLFLIISLSSFKVFVEENRGLEIALMADANTSGFIDSRSNMRMLLKNKKGQITERSMQSKIMEVEGDGDKSLIVFKTPRDVRGIAVLGYAHKMKTDDQWLYMPALKRVKRIVSKNRSGPFLGSEFSLEDLSFQEIEKFSYSYKGEEQLNEKDCYLIERTPLDPYSGYTKQRVWVEKENYLILKIEHFDRKFSHLKTQYFRDFNKYLNKFWRPSEIEMINHQTKKSTTLLMEDMVFQNGFTERDFSQNSLKRSK from the coding sequence ATGTCTTTAAAAAAGAATATTACCCTCTTTCTGATTATCTCATTGTCTTCTTTCAAGGTCTTTGTTGAAGAAAATAGAGGGCTAGAAATAGCGCTTATGGCCGACGCAAATACCTCGGGTTTCATAGACAGTCGATCCAACATGAGAATGCTCTTAAAAAATAAGAAAGGTCAAATTACAGAAAGATCTATGCAATCAAAAATTATGGAAGTTGAAGGTGATGGCGATAAATCCTTAATAGTTTTTAAAACTCCAAGAGACGTCAGAGGGATAGCAGTCCTAGGCTATGCACATAAAATGAAAACTGATGACCAATGGCTATATATGCCTGCTCTAAAGCGAGTTAAACGCATCGTATCAAAGAATAGATCGGGCCCTTTTTTAGGAAGTGAATTTTCTTTAGAGGACCTTTCATTCCAGGAAATAGAAAAATTCTCATATAGCTATAAAGGAGAAGAACAGCTAAATGAAAAGGACTGTTACTTGATAGAAAGAACTCCATTAGATCCGTATTCCGGTTACACTAAACAAAGAGTTTGGGTAGAGAAAGAAAATTACCTCATTTTAAAAATTGAACATTTCGATAGAAAATTCTCACATTTAAAAACTCAATACTTTAGAGATTTTAATAAGTACCTCAACAAATTTTGGAGACCTTCGGAAATAGAAATGATAAATCACCAAACAAAAAAAAGTACGACTCTTTTGATGGAAGATATGGTTTTTCAAAATGGATTTACTGAAAGAGACTTCTCACAGAATAGTCTCAAAAGATCGAAATGA